AGAAAATTCAAATATTTTTAATTCATGGTAAAATGACTTTTAAAATAAAAAATATTTAAATAACTCGGATTGAACTCCCGACTTAAAATTAAAAAACAATTTTAAAAACATCCAAAAGAATTTACACCTGCAATAAAAATAATCCTTCGGAAGTCGGACTTCCAAAATTTATTATGAACAAATCATCAAAAATAAAAAATATTTATGCAAGAGAGATTTTGGATTCTCGAGGAGATCCAACAATTGAAACAATGATTGAATTAGAAAATGGAATTTCAACAAAAGCGTCTGTGCCGTCTGGCGCTTCAACCGGAATTTATGAAGCCATGGAATTGCGCGACAATAATTCAAAAAGATACGATGGCAAAGGTATTTTAAACGCTTGTAAAAATGTGAATACAAAAATTGCTCAAGCGCTAAAAGGAATGGATGTAACTCAACAGCAAAAAATTGATCAAAAAATGATTGACTTAGACAAAACAGAAAATAAATCAAATCTAGGAGCCAATGCAATTTTAAGCGTTTCTTTAGCCTGTGCTCGTCTCGCATCAAAATCCCAAAACATAGAATTATACAAATATATTTCTTCTAACTTTCAATTTTCAACTTTCAACTTTCAACTTCCTGTTCCAATGTTTAATATTTTAAATGGTGGGAAGCACGCAGATACAAATTTGGATTTTCAGGAATTTATGATTATTCCCGCGCGAAAAGAATTTAAAGAAATGGTTAGAGTTGGCGCGGAAATTTTTTATCAATTAAAAAATGTTTTATCTAAAAAAGGATATAATACTAACGTTGGGAATGAAGGTGGTTATGCACCAAATATCAATTCAAATAAAGAAGCGATTGAATTGATTTTGGAAGCAATAAAAAAAACGAAATATAAATCTGACAAAGATATATTTCTAGGTCTTGATGTGGCTGCTTCGGAATTTTATAATAAGGAAAAAAATAAATATATTTTAAAAGCTGATAATTTAATTTTATCGTGTGAAGAATTAATAAATTTATATTTAGATTTAACAAAAAAATATCCTATCATTTCTATTGAAGACCCATTAGAACAAAACGATTGGGAAGGTTGGATACAAATAAATTCAAAATTTAATCCGCCAGCCGATGGACAAAATTCAAAATTGTTAATCGTGGGGGATGATTTTTTTGTAACAAATACAAAGCGATTACAAAAAGGAATTGAACAAGGGTGCGCGAATGCAATTTTAATAAAATTAAATCAAATTGGCACTTTAACAGAAACAATTAACTGTATAAAATTAGCTCAAAAAAATAATTATAAAGTTATTATTTCTCATCGATCCGGAGAAACATGCGATGATTTTATCGCAGATTTAGCCGTGGCAGTAAGCGCTGATTACATTAAAGCTGGCTCCCTTTCTCGCGGTGAACGTGTTTGTAAATATAACCGACTAATGGAGATTGAAAATCAATTAAAAATTAATTACTTGCCTATATAACATAAAGATAGTATACTTAAATTTAAGATTTATACTTACTTAACATTACATATTTTATGATAACAAGGCAAGAATTAAGTTTAAAAAATGAATGGTGGGTTAATAATCAGTACAAAGTAAATGAAGATGAATTACCTAAGCGTGATTTATTTGCAGTAATCGAAGAAAATTTAGAACATCCGCTTATGTTAAATATAGTTGGATTAAGACGTGTGGGTAAAAGCACTATTTTGAAACAAGTAATTAGTAAATTACTAAAACAAAAAGTTAAGCCGACTAATATTTTTTATTTTCTTTTTGATTATTCTATCCAAATTCAAAAATCAGAATTTTTAGATGAGGTTTTGTCAATTTATTTTAAAGAAGTTGTTAATAAACCGAGTCTATTATTAAATGAAAGAATTTATATTCTATTGGATGAAATTCAATATATTGAAAATTGGCAATCAATTTTAAAAAGATATTATGATTTATCTGGAAAGAAAATAAAGTTTATTGTTACAGGATCGCAAAGTATTTTATTAAAAGGAAAATATAGAGAAAGTTTAGCTGGTAGAATTTTTGATTATTATT
This sequence is a window from Candidatus Kuenenbacteria bacterium HGW-Kuenenbacteria-1. Protein-coding genes within it:
- a CDS encoding phosphopyruvate hydratase produces the protein MNKSSKIKNIYAREILDSRGDPTIETMIELENGISTKASVPSGASTGIYEAMELRDNNSKRYDGKGILNACKNVNTKIAQALKGMDVTQQQKIDQKMIDLDKTENKSNLGANAILSVSLACARLASKSQNIELYKYISSNFQFSTFNFQLPVPMFNILNGGKHADTNLDFQEFMIIPARKEFKEMVRVGAEIFYQLKNVLSKKGYNTNVGNEGGYAPNINSNKEAIELILEAIKKTKYKSDKDIFLGLDVAASEFYNKEKNKYILKADNLILSCEELINLYLDLTKKYPIISIEDPLEQNDWEGWIQINSKFNPPADGQNSKLLIVGDDFFVTNTKRLQKGIEQGCANAILIKLNQIGTLTETINCIKLAQKNNYKVIISHRSGETCDDFIADLAVAVSADYIKAGSLSRGERVCKYNRLMEIENQLKINYLPI